From the Athene noctua chromosome 22, bAthNoc1.hap1.1, whole genome shotgun sequence genome, one window contains:
- the PLEKHG5 gene encoding pleckstrin homology domain-containing family G member 5 isoform X1, which yields MFLYWRKRGAYELEALPAGLAGLEYGAVERFSWSSSLDISEELGAEPCPLEETLPRCQHPDCTGERSAAKICHPAECRQLNRSGPLGLPELCDGRLHGAMRFDGHIRLDLPAQGAILARNMSTRSCPPRTSPASDVEEEEEEGPADSRGERRSSALKLPKKKARRRHTDDPSQECFTLKFDLSVDIEAEIVPAAKKKSLGEVLLPVFERKAIELGKVDVYLDQSHTPLSLQFEAYRFGGHYLRVKAKPGDELKVEQAARDARSASLPILHPAGAAALLGPAAEPVPGRREGADSLAPGRRRKNMTELLGDSGTPSPEPAPHGGSSGPANGTDTWKNRAASRFSGFFGSGTGAGSFGRETEKLEQLASRLHAYGTFGLPKLPPQLRFDRDSWEEDGDEAGLALEDSWQQIIRGAEALSRRQCHQQEAIWELLHTEATYIRKLRVITDLFLCCLLNLQESGLLCEVDAERLFGNIGEIIRLHRELWRGVMAPVLAKARRTGAPLDPVDFLDSFKMFGSLFKPYVRYCMEEEGCMEYMRALLRDSELFRAYVTWAEKHEQCSRLKLSDMLVKPHQRLTKYPLLLKSVLKKTDDPRARDAVTAMIGSVERFINDVNSRMRQRQERQRLAAILGRIDAYEVVEGSTDEVDKLLKEFLRLDLTAPIPGTSSEDTRQLLLEGSLRMREGKDSKMDVYCFLFTDLFLITKPLKKAERTKVVRQPLLVDKVVCRELRDPGSFLLIYLNELGSAVAAYTFQASGQSLCRSWVEAVRNAQVRGAAGGRGPCGPPWASLMPPHAQNLLQRLRQRRRLEEEEEEDEEEEEDGESGASAASSPTVLRRSSASPDSQRCPSDGSTETLAVVAADGGDELSSPDWDAGPFGSTSDGSSISTGTSAETPTSAETPPRELPAGALPVPLPRGAAPPATGCRSSSIDSAYGTLSPVSLRDFSRQPEGAAGEGREPPAAPRAPSPRLRRRTPVQLLPCPARVLKSKSEASLPQLLPPGPPAPLSQSRSLSDLCAGPPRTSPAPGPPAAPASSGSSTSELSEPEEPGQSPASLPEELGRVPPPAARRTLSDPQSARHRKLTLAQLYRIRTTLLLNSTLTASEV from the exons ATGTTTCTGTACTGGAGGAAGCGGGGCGCCTACGAGCTGGAGGCTTTGCCCgccgggctggcggggctggaGTACGGGGCGGTGGAGCGCTTCTCCTGGAGCTCCAGCCTGGACATCAGCGAGGAGCTCGGGG CCGAGCCGTGCCCACTGGAGGAGACGCTGCCGCGCTGCCAGCACCCCGACTGCACCGGCGAGAGGAGCGCGGCCAAG ATATGCCACCCCGCGGAGTGCCGGCAGCTGAACCGCAGCGGCCCCCTCggcctgcctgagctctgcgacGGCCGCCTCCATGGCGCCATGCGCTTCGACGGCCACATCCGCCTCGACCTGCCCGCGCAAG GCGCCATCCTGGCCCGCAACATGTCGACGCGCTCGTGCCCCCCACGCACCAGCCCAGCCTCCGacgtggaggaggaagaagaggagggacCAGCTGATAGCAGAGG GGAGCGGAGGAGCTCAGCGCTGAAGCTGCCCAAGAAGAAGGCTCGTCGCCGGCACACAGAC GACCCCAGCCAGGAATGCTTCACCCTGAAGTTCGACCTCAGCGTCGACATCGAGGCAGAGATCGTGCCAGCTGCGAAGAAGAAGTCCCTGGG GGAGGTGCTGCTGCCGGTCTTCGAGAGGAAGGCGATCGAGCTGGGCAAGGTGGACGTCTACCTGGACCAGTCCCACACGCCGCTGTCCCTCCAGTTCGAGGCGTACCGCTTCGGGGGGCACTACCTGCGCGTGAAAG CCAAGCCCGGGGACGAGCTGAAGGTGGAGCAGGCGGCGCGGGATGCCAGGTCAGCCAGCCTGCCCATCCTGCACCCCGCCGGCGCTGCCGCGCTCCTCGGGCCGGCGGCAGAGCCCGTGCCAGGACGCCGGGAGGGTGCCGACAGCCTG gccccgggccggcggcggaaGAACATGACGGAGCTCCTGGGGGACtcgggcacccccagccctgagccagccCCGCACGGCGGCAGCTCCGGGCCAGCCAACGGCACCGACACCTGGAAGAACCGCGCCGCCAGCCGCTTCAGCGGCTTCTTCGGCTCCGGCACCGGCGCCGGCTCCTTCGGGCGG GAGACGGAGAAGCTGGAGCAGCTGGCGAGCCGGCTGCACGCCTACGGCACCTTCGGGCTGCCCAAGCTGCCGCCCCAGCTCCGCTTCGACCGCGACTCCTGGGAGGAGGACGGGGACGAGGCCGGGCTGGCGCTGGAGGACAGCTGGCAGCAGATCATCCGGGGCGCAGAG GCCCTGTCGCGCCGGCAGTGCCACCAGCAGGAAGCCATCTGGGAGCTGCTGCACACCGAGGCCACCTACATCCGCAAGCTCAGAGTCATCACGGAC ctcttcctctgctgcctgctgaaCCTGCAGGAGTCGGGGCTGCTCTGCGAG GTGGACGCCGAGCGGCTCTTCGGCAACATCGGGGAGATCATCCGGCTGCACCGCGAGCTGTGGCGCGGCGTCATGGCCCCGGTGCTGGCCAAGGCGCGACGGACCGGGGCGCCGCTCGACCCCGTCGACTTCCTCGACAGCTTCAAGATG tTCGGGTCCCTCTTCAAGCCCTACGTGCGGTACTGcatggaggaggagggctgcaTGGAGTACATGCGGGCGCTGCTGCGGGACAGCGAGCTCTTCCGCGCCTACGTGACG TGGGCCGAGAAGCACGAGCAGTGCAGCCGCCTGAAGCTGAGCGACATGCTGGTGAAGCCCCACCAGCGCCTCACCAAGTACCCGCTGCTCCTCAAGTCCGTGCTGAAGAAGACGGACGACCCGCGCGCCCGCGACGCCGTCACCGCCATG ATCGGCTCCGTGGAGCGCTTCATCAACGACGTCAACTCGCGGATGCGGCAGCGGCAGGAGCGGCAGCGCCTGGCCGCCATCCTCGGCCGCATCGACGCCTACGAGGTCGTGGAGGGCAGCACCGACGAGGTGGACAAG CTGCTGAAGGAGTTCCTGCGGCTGGACCTGACGGCCCCCATCCCCGGCACCTCCTCCGAGGACACCCGGCAGCTCCTGCTCGAGGGCAGCCTGCGGATGCGGGAAGGTAAAGACAGCAAG ATGGACGTCTACTGCTTCCTCTTCACCGACCTCTTCCTCATCACCAAGCCCCTCAAGAAGGCTGAGCGCACCAAGGTGGTCCGGCAGCCCTTGCTGGTGGACAAGGTCGTCTGCCGGGAGCTCAGGGACCCGG gctccttcctcctcatctaCCTGAACGAGCTGGGCAGCGCCGTGGCCGCCTACACCTTCCAGGCCAGCGGGCAGTCGCTGTGCCGCAGCTGGGTCGAGGCGGTGCGCAACGCCCAGGTGAGGggtgcggcgggcgggcgggggccctGCGGCCCCCCCTGGGCCTCTCTGATGCCTCCCCATGCCCAGAACCTGCTGCAGCGGCTGCGGCAGCGCCGgcgcctggaggaggaggaggaggaggatgaggaagaggaggaggatggtgagaGCGGTGCCTCGGCCGCCAGCTCGCCCACCGTCCTGCGTCGCAGCAGCGCCAGCCCGGACTCGCAGCGGTG CCCCTCCGACGGCTCCACCGAGACCCTCGCCGTGGTGGCGGCGGATGGCGGCGACGAGCTTTCCTCCCCGGACTGGGACGCGGGGCCCTTCGGCTCCACCTCGGACGGCTCCTCCATCAGCACCGGCACCTCCGCCGAGACCCCCACCTCCGCCGAGACCCCCCCTCGGGAGCTGCCCGCGGGCGCCCTGCCCGTCCCCCTGCCCCGCGGCGCGGCTCCCCCGGCCACTGGCTGCCGCTCGTCCTCCATCGACAGCGCCTACGGCACCCTCTCGCCCGTCTCCCTGCGGGACTTCAGCCGGCAGCCCgagggggcggccggggaggggcgggagccccccgcggccccccgggcCCCCTCTCCCCGCCTGCGCCGCCGGACGCCCgtgcagctcctgccctgcccggccagGGTCCTCAAGTCAAAGTCGGAGGccagcctgccccagctcctgccccccggccccccggcccccctcagCCAGAGCCGCAGCCTCTCCGACCTCTGCGCTGGCCCCCCCCGGACtagcccggcccccggccccccggctgcccccgccAGCAGCGGCAGCTCCACCTCGGAGCTCTCGGAGCCGGAGGAGCCGGGGCAGAGCCCGGCGTCGCTCCCAGAGGAGCTCGGTCGCgtccccccgcccgctgcccgccggaCGCTCTCGGACCCGCAGTCGGCTCGGCACCGCAAGCTGACGCTGGCGCAGCTCTACCGGATCCGGACCACGCTGCTGCTCAACTCCACGCTGACCGCCTC GGAGGTCTGA
- the PLEKHG5 gene encoding pleckstrin homology domain-containing family G member 5 isoform X2, producing MFLYWRKRGAYELEALPAGLAGLEYGAVERFSWSSSLDISEELGAEPCPLEETLPRCQHPDCTGERSAAKICHPAECRQLNRSGPLGLPELCDGRLHGAMRFDGHIRLDLPAQGAILARNMSTRSCPPRTSPASDVEEEEEEGPADSRGERRSSALKLPKKKARRRHTDDPSQECFTLKFDLSVDIEAEIVPAAKKKSLGEVLLPVFERKAIELGKVDVYLDQSHTPLSLQFEAYRFGGHYLRVKAKPGDELKVEQAARDARSASLPILHPAGAAALLGPAAEPVPGRREGADSLAPGRRRKNMTELLGDSGTPSPEPAPHGGSSGPANGTDTWKNRAASRFSGFFGSGTGAGSFGRETEKLEQLASRLHAYGTFGLPKLPPQLRFDRDSWEEDGDEAGLALEDSWQQIIRGAEALSRRQCHQQEAIWELLHTEATYIRKLRVITDLFLCCLLNLQESGLLCEVDAERLFGNIGEIIRLHRELWRGVMAPVLAKARRTGAPLDPVDFLDSFKMFGSLFKPYVRYCMEEEGCMEYMRALLRDSELFRAYVTWAEKHEQCSRLKLSDMLVKPHQRLTKYPLLLKSVLKKTDDPRARDAVTAMIGSVERFINDVNSRMRQRQERQRLAAILGRIDAYEVVEGSTDEVDKLLKEFLRLDLTAPIPGTSSEDTRQLLLEGSLRMREGKDSKMDVYCFLFTDLFLITKPLKKAERTKVVRQPLLVDKVVCRELRDPGSFLLIYLNELGSAVAAYTFQASGQSLCRSWVEAVRNAQNLLQRLRQRRRLEEEEEEDEEEEEDGESGASAASSPTVLRRSSASPDSQRCPSDGSTETLAVVAADGGDELSSPDWDAGPFGSTSDGSSISTGTSAETPTSAETPPRELPAGALPVPLPRGAAPPATGCRSSSIDSAYGTLSPVSLRDFSRQPEGAAGEGREPPAAPRAPSPRLRRRTPVQLLPCPARVLKSKSEASLPQLLPPGPPAPLSQSRSLSDLCAGPPRTSPAPGPPAAPASSGSSTSELSEPEEPGQSPASLPEELGRVPPPAARRTLSDPQSARHRKLTLAQLYRIRTTLLLNSTLTASEV from the exons ATGTTTCTGTACTGGAGGAAGCGGGGCGCCTACGAGCTGGAGGCTTTGCCCgccgggctggcggggctggaGTACGGGGCGGTGGAGCGCTTCTCCTGGAGCTCCAGCCTGGACATCAGCGAGGAGCTCGGGG CCGAGCCGTGCCCACTGGAGGAGACGCTGCCGCGCTGCCAGCACCCCGACTGCACCGGCGAGAGGAGCGCGGCCAAG ATATGCCACCCCGCGGAGTGCCGGCAGCTGAACCGCAGCGGCCCCCTCggcctgcctgagctctgcgacGGCCGCCTCCATGGCGCCATGCGCTTCGACGGCCACATCCGCCTCGACCTGCCCGCGCAAG GCGCCATCCTGGCCCGCAACATGTCGACGCGCTCGTGCCCCCCACGCACCAGCCCAGCCTCCGacgtggaggaggaagaagaggagggacCAGCTGATAGCAGAGG GGAGCGGAGGAGCTCAGCGCTGAAGCTGCCCAAGAAGAAGGCTCGTCGCCGGCACACAGAC GACCCCAGCCAGGAATGCTTCACCCTGAAGTTCGACCTCAGCGTCGACATCGAGGCAGAGATCGTGCCAGCTGCGAAGAAGAAGTCCCTGGG GGAGGTGCTGCTGCCGGTCTTCGAGAGGAAGGCGATCGAGCTGGGCAAGGTGGACGTCTACCTGGACCAGTCCCACACGCCGCTGTCCCTCCAGTTCGAGGCGTACCGCTTCGGGGGGCACTACCTGCGCGTGAAAG CCAAGCCCGGGGACGAGCTGAAGGTGGAGCAGGCGGCGCGGGATGCCAGGTCAGCCAGCCTGCCCATCCTGCACCCCGCCGGCGCTGCCGCGCTCCTCGGGCCGGCGGCAGAGCCCGTGCCAGGACGCCGGGAGGGTGCCGACAGCCTG gccccgggccggcggcggaaGAACATGACGGAGCTCCTGGGGGACtcgggcacccccagccctgagccagccCCGCACGGCGGCAGCTCCGGGCCAGCCAACGGCACCGACACCTGGAAGAACCGCGCCGCCAGCCGCTTCAGCGGCTTCTTCGGCTCCGGCACCGGCGCCGGCTCCTTCGGGCGG GAGACGGAGAAGCTGGAGCAGCTGGCGAGCCGGCTGCACGCCTACGGCACCTTCGGGCTGCCCAAGCTGCCGCCCCAGCTCCGCTTCGACCGCGACTCCTGGGAGGAGGACGGGGACGAGGCCGGGCTGGCGCTGGAGGACAGCTGGCAGCAGATCATCCGGGGCGCAGAG GCCCTGTCGCGCCGGCAGTGCCACCAGCAGGAAGCCATCTGGGAGCTGCTGCACACCGAGGCCACCTACATCCGCAAGCTCAGAGTCATCACGGAC ctcttcctctgctgcctgctgaaCCTGCAGGAGTCGGGGCTGCTCTGCGAG GTGGACGCCGAGCGGCTCTTCGGCAACATCGGGGAGATCATCCGGCTGCACCGCGAGCTGTGGCGCGGCGTCATGGCCCCGGTGCTGGCCAAGGCGCGACGGACCGGGGCGCCGCTCGACCCCGTCGACTTCCTCGACAGCTTCAAGATG tTCGGGTCCCTCTTCAAGCCCTACGTGCGGTACTGcatggaggaggagggctgcaTGGAGTACATGCGGGCGCTGCTGCGGGACAGCGAGCTCTTCCGCGCCTACGTGACG TGGGCCGAGAAGCACGAGCAGTGCAGCCGCCTGAAGCTGAGCGACATGCTGGTGAAGCCCCACCAGCGCCTCACCAAGTACCCGCTGCTCCTCAAGTCCGTGCTGAAGAAGACGGACGACCCGCGCGCCCGCGACGCCGTCACCGCCATG ATCGGCTCCGTGGAGCGCTTCATCAACGACGTCAACTCGCGGATGCGGCAGCGGCAGGAGCGGCAGCGCCTGGCCGCCATCCTCGGCCGCATCGACGCCTACGAGGTCGTGGAGGGCAGCACCGACGAGGTGGACAAG CTGCTGAAGGAGTTCCTGCGGCTGGACCTGACGGCCCCCATCCCCGGCACCTCCTCCGAGGACACCCGGCAGCTCCTGCTCGAGGGCAGCCTGCGGATGCGGGAAGGTAAAGACAGCAAG ATGGACGTCTACTGCTTCCTCTTCACCGACCTCTTCCTCATCACCAAGCCCCTCAAGAAGGCTGAGCGCACCAAGGTGGTCCGGCAGCCCTTGCTGGTGGACAAGGTCGTCTGCCGGGAGCTCAGGGACCCGG gctccttcctcctcatctaCCTGAACGAGCTGGGCAGCGCCGTGGCCGCCTACACCTTCCAGGCCAGCGGGCAGTCGCTGTGCCGCAGCTGGGTCGAGGCGGTGCGCAACGCCCAG AACCTGCTGCAGCGGCTGCGGCAGCGCCGgcgcctggaggaggaggaggaggaggatgaggaagaggaggaggatggtgagaGCGGTGCCTCGGCCGCCAGCTCGCCCACCGTCCTGCGTCGCAGCAGCGCCAGCCCGGACTCGCAGCGGTG CCCCTCCGACGGCTCCACCGAGACCCTCGCCGTGGTGGCGGCGGATGGCGGCGACGAGCTTTCCTCCCCGGACTGGGACGCGGGGCCCTTCGGCTCCACCTCGGACGGCTCCTCCATCAGCACCGGCACCTCCGCCGAGACCCCCACCTCCGCCGAGACCCCCCCTCGGGAGCTGCCCGCGGGCGCCCTGCCCGTCCCCCTGCCCCGCGGCGCGGCTCCCCCGGCCACTGGCTGCCGCTCGTCCTCCATCGACAGCGCCTACGGCACCCTCTCGCCCGTCTCCCTGCGGGACTTCAGCCGGCAGCCCgagggggcggccggggaggggcgggagccccccgcggccccccgggcCCCCTCTCCCCGCCTGCGCCGCCGGACGCCCgtgcagctcctgccctgcccggccagGGTCCTCAAGTCAAAGTCGGAGGccagcctgccccagctcctgccccccggccccccggcccccctcagCCAGAGCCGCAGCCTCTCCGACCTCTGCGCTGGCCCCCCCCGGACtagcccggcccccggccccccggctgcccccgccAGCAGCGGCAGCTCCACCTCGGAGCTCTCGGAGCCGGAGGAGCCGGGGCAGAGCCCGGCGTCGCTCCCAGAGGAGCTCGGTCGCgtccccccgcccgctgcccgccggaCGCTCTCGGACCCGCAGTCGGCTCGGCACCGCAAGCTGACGCTGGCGCAGCTCTACCGGATCCGGACCACGCTGCTGCTCAACTCCACGCTGACCGCCTC GGAGGTCTGA
- the PLEKHG5 gene encoding pleckstrin homology domain-containing family G member 5 isoform X3 codes for MRFDGHIRLDLPAQGAILARNMSTRSCPPRTSPASDVEEEEEEGPADSRGERRSSALKLPKKKARRRHTDDPSQECFTLKFDLSVDIEAEIVPAAKKKSLGEVLLPVFERKAIELGKVDVYLDQSHTPLSLQFEAYRFGGHYLRVKAKPGDELKVEQAARDARSASLPILHPAGAAALLGPAAEPVPGRREGADSLAPGRRRKNMTELLGDSGTPSPEPAPHGGSSGPANGTDTWKNRAASRFSGFFGSGTGAGSFGRETEKLEQLASRLHAYGTFGLPKLPPQLRFDRDSWEEDGDEAGLALEDSWQQIIRGAEALSRRQCHQQEAIWELLHTEATYIRKLRVITDLFLCCLLNLQESGLLCEVDAERLFGNIGEIIRLHRELWRGVMAPVLAKARRTGAPLDPVDFLDSFKMFGSLFKPYVRYCMEEEGCMEYMRALLRDSELFRAYVTWAEKHEQCSRLKLSDMLVKPHQRLTKYPLLLKSVLKKTDDPRARDAVTAMIGSVERFINDVNSRMRQRQERQRLAAILGRIDAYEVVEGSTDEVDKLLKEFLRLDLTAPIPGTSSEDTRQLLLEGSLRMREGKDSKMDVYCFLFTDLFLITKPLKKAERTKVVRQPLLVDKVVCRELRDPGSFLLIYLNELGSAVAAYTFQASGQSLCRSWVEAVRNAQVRGAAGGRGPCGPPWASLMPPHAQNLLQRLRQRRRLEEEEEEDEEEEEDGESGASAASSPTVLRRSSASPDSQRCPSDGSTETLAVVAADGGDELSSPDWDAGPFGSTSDGSSISTGTSAETPTSAETPPRELPAGALPVPLPRGAAPPATGCRSSSIDSAYGTLSPVSLRDFSRQPEGAAGEGREPPAAPRAPSPRLRRRTPVQLLPCPARVLKSKSEASLPQLLPPGPPAPLSQSRSLSDLCAGPPRTSPAPGPPAAPASSGSSTSELSEPEEPGQSPASLPEELGRVPPPAARRTLSDPQSARHRKLTLAQLYRIRTTLLLNSTLTASEV; via the exons ATGCGCTTCGACGGCCACATCCGCCTCGACCTGCCCGCGCAAG GCGCCATCCTGGCCCGCAACATGTCGACGCGCTCGTGCCCCCCACGCACCAGCCCAGCCTCCGacgtggaggaggaagaagaggagggacCAGCTGATAGCAGAGG GGAGCGGAGGAGCTCAGCGCTGAAGCTGCCCAAGAAGAAGGCTCGTCGCCGGCACACAGAC GACCCCAGCCAGGAATGCTTCACCCTGAAGTTCGACCTCAGCGTCGACATCGAGGCAGAGATCGTGCCAGCTGCGAAGAAGAAGTCCCTGGG GGAGGTGCTGCTGCCGGTCTTCGAGAGGAAGGCGATCGAGCTGGGCAAGGTGGACGTCTACCTGGACCAGTCCCACACGCCGCTGTCCCTCCAGTTCGAGGCGTACCGCTTCGGGGGGCACTACCTGCGCGTGAAAG CCAAGCCCGGGGACGAGCTGAAGGTGGAGCAGGCGGCGCGGGATGCCAGGTCAGCCAGCCTGCCCATCCTGCACCCCGCCGGCGCTGCCGCGCTCCTCGGGCCGGCGGCAGAGCCCGTGCCAGGACGCCGGGAGGGTGCCGACAGCCTG gccccgggccggcggcggaaGAACATGACGGAGCTCCTGGGGGACtcgggcacccccagccctgagccagccCCGCACGGCGGCAGCTCCGGGCCAGCCAACGGCACCGACACCTGGAAGAACCGCGCCGCCAGCCGCTTCAGCGGCTTCTTCGGCTCCGGCACCGGCGCCGGCTCCTTCGGGCGG GAGACGGAGAAGCTGGAGCAGCTGGCGAGCCGGCTGCACGCCTACGGCACCTTCGGGCTGCCCAAGCTGCCGCCCCAGCTCCGCTTCGACCGCGACTCCTGGGAGGAGGACGGGGACGAGGCCGGGCTGGCGCTGGAGGACAGCTGGCAGCAGATCATCCGGGGCGCAGAG GCCCTGTCGCGCCGGCAGTGCCACCAGCAGGAAGCCATCTGGGAGCTGCTGCACACCGAGGCCACCTACATCCGCAAGCTCAGAGTCATCACGGAC ctcttcctctgctgcctgctgaaCCTGCAGGAGTCGGGGCTGCTCTGCGAG GTGGACGCCGAGCGGCTCTTCGGCAACATCGGGGAGATCATCCGGCTGCACCGCGAGCTGTGGCGCGGCGTCATGGCCCCGGTGCTGGCCAAGGCGCGACGGACCGGGGCGCCGCTCGACCCCGTCGACTTCCTCGACAGCTTCAAGATG tTCGGGTCCCTCTTCAAGCCCTACGTGCGGTACTGcatggaggaggagggctgcaTGGAGTACATGCGGGCGCTGCTGCGGGACAGCGAGCTCTTCCGCGCCTACGTGACG TGGGCCGAGAAGCACGAGCAGTGCAGCCGCCTGAAGCTGAGCGACATGCTGGTGAAGCCCCACCAGCGCCTCACCAAGTACCCGCTGCTCCTCAAGTCCGTGCTGAAGAAGACGGACGACCCGCGCGCCCGCGACGCCGTCACCGCCATG ATCGGCTCCGTGGAGCGCTTCATCAACGACGTCAACTCGCGGATGCGGCAGCGGCAGGAGCGGCAGCGCCTGGCCGCCATCCTCGGCCGCATCGACGCCTACGAGGTCGTGGAGGGCAGCACCGACGAGGTGGACAAG CTGCTGAAGGAGTTCCTGCGGCTGGACCTGACGGCCCCCATCCCCGGCACCTCCTCCGAGGACACCCGGCAGCTCCTGCTCGAGGGCAGCCTGCGGATGCGGGAAGGTAAAGACAGCAAG ATGGACGTCTACTGCTTCCTCTTCACCGACCTCTTCCTCATCACCAAGCCCCTCAAGAAGGCTGAGCGCACCAAGGTGGTCCGGCAGCCCTTGCTGGTGGACAAGGTCGTCTGCCGGGAGCTCAGGGACCCGG gctccttcctcctcatctaCCTGAACGAGCTGGGCAGCGCCGTGGCCGCCTACACCTTCCAGGCCAGCGGGCAGTCGCTGTGCCGCAGCTGGGTCGAGGCGGTGCGCAACGCCCAGGTGAGGggtgcggcgggcgggcgggggccctGCGGCCCCCCCTGGGCCTCTCTGATGCCTCCCCATGCCCAGAACCTGCTGCAGCGGCTGCGGCAGCGCCGgcgcctggaggaggaggaggaggaggatgaggaagaggaggaggatggtgagaGCGGTGCCTCGGCCGCCAGCTCGCCCACCGTCCTGCGTCGCAGCAGCGCCAGCCCGGACTCGCAGCGGTG CCCCTCCGACGGCTCCACCGAGACCCTCGCCGTGGTGGCGGCGGATGGCGGCGACGAGCTTTCCTCCCCGGACTGGGACGCGGGGCCCTTCGGCTCCACCTCGGACGGCTCCTCCATCAGCACCGGCACCTCCGCCGAGACCCCCACCTCCGCCGAGACCCCCCCTCGGGAGCTGCCCGCGGGCGCCCTGCCCGTCCCCCTGCCCCGCGGCGCGGCTCCCCCGGCCACTGGCTGCCGCTCGTCCTCCATCGACAGCGCCTACGGCACCCTCTCGCCCGTCTCCCTGCGGGACTTCAGCCGGCAGCCCgagggggcggccggggaggggcgggagccccccgcggccccccgggcCCCCTCTCCCCGCCTGCGCCGCCGGACGCCCgtgcagctcctgccctgcccggccagGGTCCTCAAGTCAAAGTCGGAGGccagcctgccccagctcctgccccccggccccccggcccccctcagCCAGAGCCGCAGCCTCTCCGACCTCTGCGCTGGCCCCCCCCGGACtagcccggcccccggccccccggctgcccccgccAGCAGCGGCAGCTCCACCTCGGAGCTCTCGGAGCCGGAGGAGCCGGGGCAGAGCCCGGCGTCGCTCCCAGAGGAGCTCGGTCGCgtccccccgcccgctgcccgccggaCGCTCTCGGACCCGCAGTCGGCTCGGCACCGCAAGCTGACGCTGGCGCAGCTCTACCGGATCCGGACCACGCTGCTGCTCAACTCCACGCTGACCGCCTC GGAGGTCTGA
- the TNFRSF25 gene encoding tumor necrosis factor receptor superfamily member 25 produces the protein MKRCCPGAAWVILAALCLAASESQPPGRRDRAAPWGQRVLVRPPTRPRRHVPCPPGTTWMKGAGRCCAQCPAGTFLLTPCSSHSNESVCAACPAGTFRTQPNTFPECEACHECDHDAFQNVLSNCSATSNVACGCKPGRFRDCIDDHCSEFSCRQCQPCTGRFIQRPCSEAQDTLCGSCKPDFYAEGGECRPCHTSTPETCSKECQRACGGSGRGSGLEYVLLAFTGPLFLGALAIYRKRKRLRHGALAGSPLPVAPAATPTAGAAATPWYQVSSQAWDGLPWSRPCSPQVTEHVAGTAGQSAERRALLRELPSGVARPGGEVEPSAPPEPRGALLQGSQLYAVIDAVPVRRWKEFMRVLELREAEIELVELEVAHIRDQQYEMLKRWCQQTSATLDRVFAALERMELAGCAEALRRSLPAGP, from the exons ATGAAGCGCTGCTGCCCGGGGGCGGCTTGG GTGATCCTGGCAGCGCTGTGCCTGGCAGCGAGCGAAtcgcagcccccgggccgccggGACCGTGCCGCGCCTTGGGGGCAGCGTGTCCTGGTGCGGCCGCCCACCCGCCCACGGAGGCAcgtcccctgcccccccggcACGACCTGGATGAAGGGGGCTGGCCGGTGCTGCGCCCAGTGTCCCGCAG GGACGTTCCTGCTCACTCCTTGCTCGAGCCACAGCAACGAGAGCGTCTGCGCCGCCTGCCCTGCTGGCACCTTCCGCACCCAGCCCAACACCTTCCCCGAGTGCGAGGCTTGCCACGAGTGCGACCACGACG CTTTCCAGAACGTTCTAAGCAACTGCTCGGCCACCAGCAACGTTGCCTGCGGCTGCAAGCCCGGCCGCTTCCGCGACTGCATCGACGACCACTGCAGCGAATTCTCCTGCCGgcagtgccagccctgcaccGGGCGGTTCATCCAGCGGCCCT gctccGAGGCGCAGGACACACTCTGCGGCAGCTGCAAACCCGACTTCTACGCCGAGGGTGGCGAGTGCCGGCCGTGCCACAC GAGCACCCCGGAGACGTGCAGCAAGGAGTGCCAGCGGGCGTGCGGCGGCAGCGGCCGAG GCTCGGGGCTGGAGTACGTCCTGCTGGCATTCACCGGGCCGCTCTTCCTGGGCGCCCTCGCCATCTACCGCAAGAGGAAGCGGCTCCGGCACGGTGCCCTGGCAGGCAGCCCCCTCCCTGTGGCACCAGCGGCCACCCCCACAGCCGGGGCTGCGGCCACGCCGTGGTACCAGGTCAGTTCCCAGGCGTGGGACGGTCTGCCCTGGAGCCGGCCGTGCTCCCCTCAGGTGACGGAGCACGTCGCCGGCACGGCAGGGCAGAGCGCTGAGCGCCGGGCCTTGCTGCGGGAGCTGCCCAGCGGCGTGGCGCGGCCGGGCGGCGAGGTGGAGCCCTCcgcccccccggagccccgcggcgccctgctgcagggcagccAGCTCTACGCCGTCATCGACGCGGTGCCGGTGCGGCGCTGGAAGGAGTTCATGCGGGTGCTGGAGCTGCGGGAGGCGGAGATCGAGCTGGTGGAGCTGGAGGTGGCCCACATCCGCGACCAGCAGTACGAGATGCTGAAGCGCTGGTGCCAGCAGACCAGTGCCACGCTCGACCGCGTCTTCGCCGCTCTGGAGCGCATGGAGCTGGCCGGCTGCGCCGAGGCGCTGCGCCGGAGCCTGCCGGCGggcccctga